The DNA segment AGCTGTGCCATGGGCTTCGTGGTTAGCCGCTGTCGATGGTGCAATAATGCTTGCCAGGCTTTGGTGGCGGCGGGTGTTGATGAATGGCCTTGCATGATGGCGTCCTTCGCAAAATGGCCAGCGCTTGGGTCGCCGGGCACAGAGTCTTCCGTAACAGGGCGGAGCCGGTCAGCGGACCAGTGAAATATTGTCGATGAGCCGGGTAGCGCCCAGAAACACTGCGGCCAGAATGGCGAGCTCGCGATCATCGGCGGTTGCTGGCTTCAGGGTCTGGCTGTTAACAATGTTAACGTAGTCGGGTCGCAAACCCGCATTCAGCAGTTCTGTTTTCGCATGTTCGGATAGGCGTGCAAAGTGGGTGTCACCAGATTGCAGGTCTTTTTCAATGGTCTGGAGAATCTTGTATAGAGCCGGCGCAAGTGCCCGGTCTTCAATGCTGAGATAGCCATTACGGGAACTTTTTGCCAAGCCGTCGCGGTCGCGCACGATGGCGACGCCAATGATTTCGACCGGCAACATCAGGTCGCGCACTAGCTTGCGAATAATCGTTAACTGCTGCAGGTCTTTTTCGCCAAACAGAGCAAAATCCGGTTGCACCATGTTTAGCAACATAGTGACAACGGTGGACACGCCGTCAAAGTGGCCAGGCCGGCTGGCACCACAGTGGCCTTCGCTGATGTCAGACACCATCACTTTGGTCTGATGAGCCAGACCAGCCGGATAAATGTCCGCGGCGGAAGGCGTAAACAGCAGCGTGTTACCGGCTCCCGCCAGCATGCTCTGGTCTTCCATCAGGGTGCGGGGGTAGCTGTCGAGATCTTCGCTGGCACCAAACTGCATGGGGTTCACAAAAATGCTGGTTATCACAATATCTGCGGCTTCTGCGGCTTTGCGAACCAAGGACAGGTGACCTTCGTGCAAGTTGCCCATGGTGGGCACCAGAGCGATGGTTTTACCTTGCTGACGCCAGCTGCGCACCATGGCGCGCAGCTCTTTAACGGTGTTGACAGTTCTCATGCTTTGAACGTGTGCTCCTCTGCGGGGAATGTACGCTCGCTAACGGCTTTGGCGTAGGCTGCCAGAGCGTTGGTAACGGAGCCGTTTTCAGCCAAAAAGTTTTTCACAAAGCGCGGTTTGCGGCCGGGGGTCATGCCAAGCATGTCGTATACCACCAGCACTTGGCCGTCGGTGTCGGCGCCGGCGCCAATGCCGATCACCGGTGCTTTGACGGCTTTTGCGATGCGTGCAGCCAGAGCGGCGGGCACGCATTCCAACAGAATGACATCGGCGCCGGCGGCTTCCAGCTCGCAGGCGTGTTCAACCATCAGGTCTGCTGCCTTTTCGTCGCGCCCTTGAACTTTATAGCCGCCGAACTTGTTGACGAATTGCGGTGTCAGGCCTAAGTGCGCGCACACTGGAACGCCACGTTCGCTGAGCGCCTGAATGGTATCTCGCATCCAGCCGGTGCCTTCCAGTTTGACCATGTGGGCGCCGGCACGCATTAACTTTGCCGCGTTTTCCAGCGCGGCTTCGGTGGTGCCGTAGCTCATAAATGGCATGTCGGCCATCACCAGCGAGCCGCGATTGCCTTTGGCGACGCAGCTGACGTGGTACACCATTTGATCCATGGTGACAGGCAGGGTGCTGTCGTTGCCCTGCAGTACCATGCCAAGCGAGTCTCCTATCAAAATGACGTCTACGCCGGCTTCGCTGACCAGCTGGGCAAAGGTGGCATCGTAGGAGGTCAGCGCGGAAAATGCTTCGCCGCGCTGTTTGTATTCTCGCAGTGTGTTGATGGTAACGGCCATAAATTCCTCGCCTTTGCGATGGTTGGTCTAAATACCGGCTATGCCGGGTGTCCACAATTGCATCTGCTGCTGAAACAGTGTCATTC comes from the Marinobacter psychrophilus genome and includes:
- the panC gene encoding pantoate--beta-alanine ligase, yielding MRTVNTVKELRAMVRSWRQQGKTIALVPTMGNLHEGHLSLVRKAAEAADIVITSIFVNPMQFGASEDLDSYPRTLMEDQSMLAGAGNTLLFTPSAADIYPAGLAHQTKVMVSDISEGHCGASRPGHFDGVSTVVTMLLNMVQPDFALFGEKDLQQLTIIRKLVRDLMLPVEIIGVAIVRDRDGLAKSSRNGYLSIEDRALAPALYKILQTIEKDLQSGDTHFARLSEHAKTELLNAGLRPDYVNIVNSQTLKPATADDRELAILAAVFLGATRLIDNISLVR
- the panB gene encoding 3-methyl-2-oxobutanoate hydroxymethyltransferase, with amino-acid sequence MAVTINTLREYKQRGEAFSALTSYDATFAQLVSEAGVDVILIGDSLGMVLQGNDSTLPVTMDQMVYHVSCVAKGNRGSLVMADMPFMSYGTTEAALENAAKLMRAGAHMVKLEGTGWMRDTIQALSERGVPVCAHLGLTPQFVNKFGGYKVQGRDEKAADLMVEHACELEAAGADVILLECVPAALAARIAKAVKAPVIGIGAGADTDGQVLVVYDMLGMTPGRKPRFVKNFLAENGSVTNALAAYAKAVSERTFPAEEHTFKA